A genomic window from Pseudomonas alcaligenes includes:
- the ccmD gene encoding heme exporter protein CcmD — protein sequence MSFESFGEFLAMGNHGPYVWSAYAISLAVLAINVALPILARRRYLQDEARRLRREKQQ from the coding sequence ATGAGTTTCGAATCCTTCGGCGAATTCCTCGCCATGGGCAACCATGGCCCCTACGTGTGGTCGGCCTACGCCATCAGCCTGGCGGTGCTGGCCATCAACGTCGCGCTGCCGATCCTCGCGCGCCGGCGTTATCTGCAAGACGAGGCGCGCCGTTTGCGCCGGGAGAAGCAACAGTGA
- the ccmE gene encoding cytochrome c maturation protein CcmE — MNAVRKKRLYIVLAILVGVSAAVALALTALQENINLFYTPTQIANGEAPQDTRIRAGGMVAKGSVKRSADSLDVEFVVTDFAKNVTIRYRGILPDLFREEQGIVALGKLGADGVLVADEVLAKHDENYMPPEVTKALKESGKLPADAEVKP; from the coding sequence GTGAACGCGGTCCGCAAGAAACGCCTGTATATCGTTCTGGCCATCCTGGTTGGCGTCTCCGCCGCCGTCGCCCTGGCGCTGACGGCGCTGCAGGAGAACATCAACCTGTTCTACACCCCGACCCAGATCGCCAATGGCGAGGCGCCCCAAGACACCCGCATCCGCGCCGGCGGCATGGTGGCCAAGGGCTCGGTCAAGCGTTCCGCCGACTCGTTGGACGTCGAGTTCGTGGTCACCGACTTCGCCAAGAATGTGACCATCCGCTACCGCGGCATCCTGCCGGACCTGTTCCGCGAGGAACAGGGCATAGTCGCCCTCGGCAAGCTGGGCGCGGACGGCGTTCTGGTGGCCGACGAGGTGCTGGCCAAGCACGACGAGAACTACATGCCGCCGGAAGTGACCAAGGCGCTCAAGGAGAGCGGTAAGCTGCCGGCCGACGCCGAGGTCAAGCCATGA